A single Lysinibacter sp. HNR DNA region contains:
- a CDS encoding MgtC/SapB family protein, whose product MDILEYVLRAGAALILGGAIGFERQWRARTAGLRTNALVSLGSALFVLMGAFSFSGPGADPTRVAAQVVSGIGFLGAGVIMKRGSGISGINTAATLWASAAVGTLAGAGMYTVAAFGTLAVLCTNVLLRSLTQRMDRSPLTRGREEPAAEYSFEVICPAIREPETRDLLFEAVRLTRFNIRKIASTDLPNSPNVAIVATLLAQKRDDELLETAIERVITEPAVSSVRWSVQEHMDD is encoded by the coding sequence ATGGACATCCTCGAGTATGTTCTGCGAGCCGGAGCCGCTCTGATCCTCGGCGGTGCAATTGGGTTTGAACGCCAGTGGCGCGCACGGACCGCCGGTCTACGCACAAACGCTCTGGTTTCCCTTGGCTCCGCGCTCTTTGTATTAATGGGGGCCTTCAGCTTCAGCGGCCCCGGGGCCGACCCCACCCGTGTCGCCGCGCAGGTTGTCTCCGGCATCGGATTTCTTGGTGCCGGGGTCATCATGAAGCGGGGCAGCGGAATCTCAGGCATCAACACGGCCGCAACACTCTGGGCCTCAGCCGCCGTTGGCACCCTCGCCGGTGCCGGGATGTATACGGTGGCGGCCTTTGGGACACTCGCTGTGCTCTGCACAAACGTGCTGCTGCGCAGCCTCACCCAGCGCATGGACCGCTCACCCCTCACCCGAGGTCGTGAAGAGCCAGCCGCAGAATACAGCTTTGAGGTGATCTGCCCCGCGATCCGTGAGCCCGAAACCCGCGACCTGCTTTTTGAAGCGGTTCGGCTCACCCGGTTTAACATTCGCAAAATTGCCTCAACCGATCTTCCCAACAGCCCCAATGTGGCAATTGTGGCCACACTCCTGGCCCAGAAGCGGGACGACGAGCTGCTCGAAACGGCAATCGAACGTGTTATTACCGAACCCGCTGTCTCCAGCGTGCGCTGGTCCGTGCAGGAACACATGGATGATTAG
- a CDS encoding serine hydrolase has product MSHFQPPTAARSRAIFRSRRARISAALLAGMLVFAGCAATEPKPSGAPTTSVNRVPVSLPQTVVGVQGQWVLDTLNRPQEVSPEEVASHFAQVMLDQAPAVDLAAILNGLRAQREWVPTIVQETSEVQMIVTMYGSSGPGVDMSIAVDGQGLIHGLFFGQATETRTPATSWKELSQNIDALPFDASLTVTRVGDDPGGVFDAHGDKVLPIGSIFKLYVLGAVVEAVASGELSWDDTLTVTEGAKSLPPGELQDAAEGTQVSVRDAAAKMISLSDNTATDLLFNRVGRDAVTAAMKAMGHHDPALNTPFLNSREVSQLGWSGDKSLRERWEKGNRAERLDLLAALPGGPLNVPVENVTDAVWQYGLDWFADPSDLVSAHTYLQEVAQTDAGAPVRDILSLNPGAGLTLGDGWVYTAFKGGSAPGELAGSWYLEDEKGDAYVVTIQGASENPQDLAATSLFFGNVEDAFALLAAESRG; this is encoded by the coding sequence ATGAGCCACTTTCAACCCCCAACCGCTGCCCGTTCCCGCGCTATTTTCCGTTCTCGCCGGGCACGGATCTCCGCTGCCTTGCTCGCAGGAATGTTGGTTTTCGCGGGTTGTGCGGCGACAGAACCCAAGCCGTCGGGCGCACCCACCACATCCGTCAACCGGGTGCCGGTAAGTCTGCCGCAGACCGTTGTGGGGGTTCAGGGGCAGTGGGTGTTGGACACCTTGAACAGGCCACAGGAGGTGAGTCCGGAGGAGGTTGCCTCGCACTTTGCGCAGGTGATGCTCGATCAGGCTCCCGCGGTTGACCTGGCGGCAATTCTGAACGGGCTCCGCGCGCAGCGGGAGTGGGTTCCTACGATTGTTCAGGAGACCTCGGAGGTTCAAATGATTGTCACCATGTATGGTTCTAGCGGACCGGGGGTCGACATGAGTATTGCGGTTGATGGTCAGGGCCTTATCCACGGGCTATTTTTTGGTCAGGCTACCGAAACCCGCACCCCGGCGACCTCCTGGAAAGAGCTCTCTCAGAACATCGATGCCCTGCCCTTTGATGCGAGCTTGACCGTCACCCGGGTGGGCGACGACCCCGGGGGCGTGTTTGACGCTCACGGAGATAAGGTGTTGCCTATCGGTTCTATTTTTAAGCTCTATGTTCTTGGTGCTGTTGTGGAGGCTGTTGCGAGTGGAGAACTCTCCTGGGACGATACCCTCACAGTGACGGAAGGCGCGAAGAGCCTGCCGCCCGGTGAGCTCCAGGACGCCGCCGAGGGAACGCAGGTTTCTGTCCGTGATGCCGCTGCCAAGATGATCTCGCTGAGTGATAACACGGCTACCGACCTGCTCTTTAACCGGGTCGGCCGTGATGCCGTCACGGCGGCGATGAAAGCTATGGGCCACCATGACCCCGCCCTGAACACCCCGTTCCTGAACTCCCGTGAGGTGTCCCAGCTCGGCTGGTCCGGTGACAAGAGCCTCCGCGAGCGGTGGGAGAAAGGCAACAGGGCCGAGCGTCTCGACCTGCTTGCAGCGCTTCCTGGCGGACCCCTTAACGTTCCGGTAGAGAACGTGACCGACGCGGTATGGCAATACGGTCTTGACTGGTTTGCCGACCCGTCGGATCTGGTCAGCGCCCATACCTACCTACAGGAGGTTGCACAGACGGACGCGGGTGCCCCTGTTCGCGACATCCTCTCGTTGAATCCGGGAGCGGGTCTCACCCTCGGTGATGGCTGGGTCTACACCGCGTTTAAGGGTGGAAGCGCACCCGGGGAGTTGGCGGGCTCCTGGTATCTGGAGGACGAAAAGGGTGATGCCTACGTGGTGACGATTCAGGGTGCCTCTGAAAACCCCCAGGACCTGGCCGCTACTTCGCTCTTCTTTGGCAATGTGGAGGATGCTTTTGCTCTCTTGGCCGCGGAGTCTCGGGGATAG
- the mgtA gene encoding magnesium-translocating P-type ATPase: protein MKFPNAADRSAIIAGAGTVNAPTPPRTPRKNNKKNETTGQKTLLSEQQQLALRDAAILPFDSSLAHQETTIEGLTPRVAAERLEQFGRNEVDHDKPAPAIVQFIRTFKNPFIIILSFLLVIMIFTDIIWADPEEGVDYTGVITIALMVLVSASLRFWQEFRSGRSAEALKAMVRTTSAVTRSRNGVSVTREIPIEGIVPGDIIQLAAGDMIPADVRIIRSKDLQVNQSMLTGESLPTEKSPEHLVALNTKDLLEATNLGFMGTSVVSGSGTAVVLGTGTNSYFGSMSSSITGARPETSFDVGIRKVSFLLIRFMLVMVPVVFIINGITKDWGSAFLFGVTVAVGLTPEMLPLIVTANLAKGAQYMSRRKVIVKRLNSIQNLGAMDVLCTDKTGTLTEDRIVLERHLDLKGNTSEETLLLATANAHFQTGLRNLLDRAIIDAAGEDTLDRVLLTYDLVDEMPFDFMRRRMSVVVGDSKQHLIITKGAAEEVLSVCTTEQYDGAVQTLTSARKKEIRELIAENNSLGMRVLALATKSITPIPQEGSEADYFTSDESDMTLVGLLAFLDPPKASAAEAIKSLQSHGTQVKVITGDNELVAETVCRDVGIDVGNIVLGNQIEDLSDEELIELAKNTTVFAKINPLQKARIVESLRAGDHVVGFLGDGINDAAALRAADVGISVDTAVDIAKESADIILLEKDLTVLEKGVLEGRRTFGNTMKYIKMTASSNFGNMFSVLVASAMLPFIPMIPIVVLVQNLAYDLAMLTMPWDRVDDEYLKKPRKWETKSMAHFMIRIGPISSIFDITTFALMWFIFQANSPEHAALFQSGWFIESIISQTLIVHMIRTRKIPFIQSRASLPVMLATGAVCIFGLILPFTNWGASLGLVPLPMSYFPWLVATLLAYCLLTQYFKVRFVKKFDTWI, encoded by the coding sequence ATGAAGTTTCCAAACGCCGCGGATCGCTCCGCAATCATCGCAGGAGCGGGCACAGTCAACGCTCCAACACCACCGAGAACACCGCGTAAAAACAACAAAAAGAATGAAACGACCGGCCAGAAAACGCTCCTCAGCGAGCAGCAGCAGCTGGCCCTGAGAGATGCGGCGATTCTGCCCTTCGACTCATCTTTAGCGCACCAAGAAACAACCATTGAGGGCCTCACCCCACGAGTTGCGGCAGAACGCCTCGAACAGTTTGGCCGAAATGAGGTCGACCACGACAAGCCGGCCCCGGCAATCGTGCAGTTTATTCGGACGTTCAAAAACCCGTTTATCATCATCCTCTCCTTTCTGCTCGTGATCATGATCTTCACCGACATCATCTGGGCCGACCCGGAAGAGGGTGTGGACTACACGGGCGTGATAACTATTGCCCTGATGGTTCTGGTGAGCGCTTCTCTCAGGTTTTGGCAGGAATTCCGTTCCGGTCGTTCCGCAGAAGCACTCAAGGCTATGGTGCGCACCACGTCGGCGGTCACGCGCTCACGGAACGGTGTCTCGGTAACTCGAGAGATTCCCATCGAGGGGATCGTTCCCGGCGACATCATCCAGCTTGCCGCGGGCGACATGATCCCCGCGGACGTGCGCATCATCCGTTCAAAAGACCTTCAGGTGAACCAATCGATGCTCACGGGAGAATCACTCCCCACAGAAAAGAGCCCCGAACACCTGGTTGCCCTCAACACCAAAGATCTTCTTGAGGCCACCAACCTGGGCTTTATGGGAACCTCTGTGGTCAGTGGTTCGGGAACCGCCGTGGTCCTCGGAACCGGAACCAATAGCTACTTTGGAAGCATGTCGTCAAGCATCACGGGTGCACGGCCCGAGACCAGCTTCGACGTGGGAATCCGCAAGGTAAGCTTCCTCCTCATCCGCTTTATGCTGGTTATGGTTCCAGTAGTCTTCATCATCAACGGAATAACCAAAGACTGGGGCAGCGCCTTCCTCTTTGGAGTCACCGTAGCGGTGGGACTCACCCCCGAAATGCTGCCGCTCATCGTGACCGCCAACCTGGCAAAGGGTGCGCAGTACATGTCCCGCCGCAAGGTTATAGTGAAGCGACTCAACAGCATCCAAAACCTTGGGGCCATGGATGTGCTCTGCACCGACAAAACCGGAACCCTCACCGAGGACCGCATCGTGTTAGAGCGCCACCTTGACCTGAAGGGAAACACAAGCGAAGAGACGCTGTTACTCGCAACCGCAAACGCACACTTCCAGACGGGTCTACGAAACCTGCTCGACCGCGCAATCATCGATGCCGCCGGCGAAGACACCCTCGACCGGGTACTCCTCACCTATGACCTGGTTGATGAGATGCCCTTCGACTTTATGCGCCGCCGGATGTCGGTGGTGGTGGGTGATAGCAAACAGCACCTCATTATCACCAAGGGTGCCGCAGAAGAGGTACTCTCAGTGTGCACCACGGAGCAGTACGACGGTGCGGTTCAAACACTCACCTCGGCCCGCAAAAAAGAGATTCGCGAGCTGATCGCCGAGAACAACTCCCTGGGAATGCGAGTGCTGGCTCTTGCCACAAAGAGCATCACGCCCATCCCACAAGAAGGATCCGAGGCCGACTACTTCACCAGCGACGAGAGCGACATGACACTCGTGGGACTCCTAGCGTTCCTCGACCCGCCCAAAGCCTCCGCCGCCGAAGCAATCAAAAGCCTCCAGAGCCACGGAACCCAGGTGAAGGTCATCACGGGTGATAACGAGCTAGTCGCCGAAACGGTGTGCCGCGACGTGGGAATCGACGTGGGAAACATCGTTCTGGGAAACCAAATCGAAGACCTGAGCGACGAAGAACTGATCGAGCTAGCCAAAAACACCACGGTTTTTGCCAAGATAAACCCCTTACAAAAAGCTCGGATCGTAGAGTCACTGCGTGCGGGTGATCACGTGGTGGGATTCCTCGGGGACGGCATTAACGATGCCGCGGCCCTGCGTGCAGCAGACGTAGGAATCTCGGTTGACACGGCGGTTGATATTGCCAAGGAATCCGCGGACATCATCCTACTCGAAAAGGATCTTACGGTTCTCGAGAAGGGTGTGCTGGAGGGGCGCCGCACCTTTGGCAACACCATGAAGTACATCAAGATGACCGCCTCCTCCAACTTTGGAAATATGTTCTCCGTGTTGGTGGCCAGCGCCATGCTGCCCTTCATCCCCATGATCCCGATTGTTGTGCTGGTGCAGAACCTGGCCTACGACCTGGCGATGCTCACCATGCCCTGGGACCGAGTAGACGACGAATACCTGAAGAAGCCACGCAAGTGGGAGACCAAGAGCATGGCACACTTCATGATTCGCATCGGGCCGATCAGCTCGATATTCGATATCACAACTTTTGCGCTCATGTGGTTTATCTTCCAGGCTAATTCGCCTGAGCACGCGGCCCTGTTCCAATCCGGATGGTTTATCGAGTCAATCATCTCGCAGACGCTGATCGTACACATGATCCGCACCCGCAAGATACCCTTCATCCAGTCGCGCGCAAGCCTGCCGGTAATGCTCGCAACGGGAGCTGTCTGCATATTTGGCCTCATCCTACCCTTCACCAACTGGGGTGCAAGCCTCGGGCTGGTGCCCCTCCCCATGTCCTACTTCCCGTGGCTCGTCGCAACCCTTCTGGCCTACTGCCTCCTCACGCAGTACTTCAAGGTGCGATTCGTCAAGAAGTTTGACACCTGGATCTAA
- a CDS encoding metallopeptidase family protein: MVKISDEDFEKIVTEEYDAIPDTMFGNLDNVVIFIENQPPEQRPRLYGLYCGHPLTNRGMYGYGELPDRITLYQNNIQQHSLSLEDLRARVRVTLVHEIGHYFGLDDKQLEELGWA, from the coding sequence ATGGTAAAGATCAGCGACGAAGATTTTGAGAAGATCGTTACGGAAGAGTACGACGCCATTCCTGACACCATGTTTGGCAACCTCGACAATGTTGTGATCTTTATCGAGAACCAACCGCCCGAGCAACGCCCCCGACTCTACGGCCTATACTGCGGGCATCCCCTCACTAACCGTGGCATGTATGGGTACGGTGAACTGCCCGATCGCATCACTCTCTATCAGAACAACATTCAGCAGCACAGCCTGTCGCTTGAAGATCTACGGGCGAGGGTTCGGGTAACTCTGGTGCACGAGATTGGCCACTATTTTGGGCTGGACGATAAACAGTTAGAAGAGTTGGGCTGGGCGTAA
- a CDS encoding VOC family protein produces the protein MTPSKNNSAPNPRSLRKVFWGITAVTVLALMGGGGWLWISSSGQPASASGVLGDKTQMGVVEIVTGDVEGLSDYYGNKVGLEVMESTENSTVLGLGGNELISLVEDLDSPAPTASEPGLYHSAILYPDEASLATTLVRLAESAPESFQGSADHSVSQAFYFGDPDNNGLELYVDRPRDQWRWNGGSVDMTTVVLDPSQFIAQHLGDKEARDAVMGHVHLKVGNLEDAKSFYTDSLGFDITSQIDGAVFYSAGGYHHHLATNTWSSNNALERTTALGLGSLTVTVESADEITALIKRLGRDGLGYTSISSDVVVADPWGNLVRFTVVD, from the coding sequence ATGACCCCCTCGAAAAATAATTCAGCCCCCAATCCTCGCAGCCTACGAAAGGTTTTTTGGGGAATCACTGCCGTAACGGTTCTTGCCCTAATGGGTGGCGGCGGTTGGTTGTGGATATCTTCCAGTGGGCAGCCCGCCTCGGCTTCGGGGGTCTTGGGAGATAAGACTCAGATGGGTGTTGTTGAGATCGTCACGGGTGACGTAGAGGGGCTCAGCGACTATTACGGTAATAAGGTTGGCCTTGAGGTCATGGAGTCGACGGAGAATTCTACCGTGCTTGGGCTGGGCGGAAATGAGCTCATCAGCCTGGTTGAAGATCTGGATTCACCTGCCCCAACCGCTTCTGAGCCCGGACTCTACCACTCCGCCATTCTCTATCCTGATGAAGCTTCTTTGGCAACTACGCTGGTGCGATTGGCAGAGAGTGCTCCCGAGTCTTTTCAGGGTTCTGCTGACCACAGCGTGAGCCAGGCTTTTTATTTCGGAGACCCTGACAATAACGGTTTGGAACTCTACGTGGATCGTCCGCGTGATCAGTGGAGGTGGAATGGAGGAAGCGTGGATATGACCACGGTTGTGCTTGATCCATCCCAATTTATTGCCCAGCATCTCGGGGATAAGGAGGCCAGGGACGCCGTTATGGGACACGTCCACCTCAAGGTGGGAAACCTGGAGGATGCTAAGTCTTTTTATACTGATTCTCTGGGATTTGATATCACGAGCCAGATTGACGGAGCAGTATTTTATTCTGCGGGCGGATATCATCACCACCTCGCGACTAACACCTGGAGCAGCAATAATGCTCTAGAGCGAACAACAGCTCTGGGTCTAGGGTCGCTCACGGTTACGGTGGAGAGCGCAGATGAGATCACGGCGCTTATCAAACGGCTTGGTCGGGATGGCCTCGGCTACACATCGATAAGTTCTGATGTGGTGGTTGCAGACCCGTGGGGAAACCTAGTGCGTTTTACTGTTGTGGATTAA
- a CDS encoding DUF5819 family protein, whose product MCPRVTRQDRISTRNNSALPGIWSRLLVVGATGLLLFHFGIIFLHIAPSNPVSQQFSVTISLWTTPFFTQNWAFFAPEPVSYDTGILVRGSFDGESVDEYLDITSPGLERRLHNLLPDNLSFMVSRAGSKLFAARSTLLEDKAVRGVRPDAQEQEFFLEKETLDAAPQGLQENYRRALEMVVASAMALMMSSYGALPDAVKIRVVHHEFPRWSERVSAGLGKTSYSESPWLDLAGNEVVP is encoded by the coding sequence ATGTGTCCACGAGTTACCCGCCAGGATCGAATCTCAACTCGAAATAATAGTGCTCTTCCCGGAATCTGGTCTCGATTGCTTGTAGTTGGTGCTACGGGGTTATTGTTGTTCCACTTCGGAATTATTTTTTTACACATTGCCCCGTCAAACCCTGTTTCTCAACAGTTTAGTGTCACGATATCACTGTGGACCACACCGTTTTTTACCCAGAATTGGGCTTTCTTCGCCCCAGAGCCGGTGTCGTACGATACGGGGATTCTTGTGAGGGGTTCTTTTGACGGTGAGAGTGTTGATGAATACTTAGATATTACTAGCCCAGGCTTGGAGAGGCGACTGCACAATCTTCTTCCTGATAATTTAAGTTTTATGGTTTCACGCGCGGGATCAAAACTTTTTGCTGCGCGCTCCACGCTCCTTGAAGATAAGGCTGTTAGAGGGGTGCGTCCCGATGCCCAAGAGCAGGAGTTTTTCTTAGAGAAAGAAACCCTTGACGCTGCTCCGCAAGGACTACAGGAAAACTACCGTAGGGCTCTGGAGATGGTTGTTGCCTCAGCGATGGCGCTCATGATGAGTAGCTATGGCGCTCTACCCGACGCAGTGAAGATTCGGGTTGTCCATCATGAGTTTCCGCGATGGTCCGAACGAGTTAGCGCGGGTCTGGGGAAAACCAGCTATAGCGAGAGTCCTTGGCTGGATCTTGCGGGAAATGAAGTTGTTCCGTGA
- a CDS encoding copper homeostasis protein CutC, which translates to MGTQLAVEIAVQDVAGADIALSGGATRIELCSALVTGGLTPSLGTIEGAVAAATGAGRDDFVHVLIRPRPGGFVYDNMEIATMVRDIRAVKAVGAAGVVIGALLEDRSIDVRAIRTLVEVAEDLTVTFHRALDIVPDPLTALDEVRALGVERVLTSGQAAASIDGRDLLAQMVEHAAGGVQIMAGGGVAVDAIPALAATGIDAVHLSAKTVAAVQTPSGPGGGVAEYDVTSPDTVRAAVQAARGVPFD; encoded by the coding sequence ATGGGTACCCAGCTGGCGGTTGAGATAGCGGTTCAGGACGTTGCGGGGGCTGATATTGCCCTCAGCGGCGGAGCCACCCGGATTGAATTGTGTAGTGCATTGGTCACGGGAGGATTGACCCCTTCGCTGGGAACCATTGAGGGCGCTGTAGCGGCAGCAACGGGCGCGGGGCGTGATGATTTTGTCCACGTCCTGATTCGCCCGCGTCCCGGCGGGTTTGTCTACGACAATATGGAGATCGCAACCATGGTGCGTGACATTCGGGCGGTTAAGGCTGTGGGTGCGGCGGGTGTTGTCATCGGGGCGCTTCTGGAGGATCGCTCGATTGATGTTCGGGCCATCCGCACTCTTGTGGAGGTGGCGGAGGATCTCACGGTCACTTTTCACCGGGCCCTTGATATTGTTCCGGACCCACTCACGGCTCTTGACGAGGTTCGTGCCCTGGGAGTAGAGAGGGTTCTCACGTCGGGTCAGGCCGCTGCGAGCATCGATGGTCGAGATCTGCTTGCTCAAATGGTGGAGCATGCAGCTGGTGGTGTGCAGATCATGGCGGGTGGGGGCGTGGCTGTGGACGCTATTCCCGCACTGGCGGCAACCGGTATCGACGCTGTCCACCTCTCGGCAAAAACTGTGGCCGCCGTGCAGACCCCGAGCGGGCCGGGCGGGGGAGTGGCCGAATACGATGTGACGAGTCCCGACACTGTTCGTGCGGCAGTGCAGGCCGCGAGAGGTGTGCCCTTTGACTAG
- a CDS encoding GNAT family N-acetyltransferase: MNVLSSRLAILEDAEALLVLITSAYRGESSRSGWTTEADLVHGPRTTVEAIRGNLQDADSEMVLITRGAEIVGCVHTKRASESTGYLGMFAVRPDLQGLGIGKKLMAEAESYAAAAWNILRMELGVIGGRDELIEFYERRGYRKTGVTMPFPYDDPSAGSPQLPSLHFVVLRKDLV; encoded by the coding sequence TCGAGGACGCCGAAGCCCTCCTTGTTCTCATTACCTCGGCTTATCGTGGTGAGTCCAGCAGAAGCGGATGGACCACGGAGGCCGATCTGGTTCATGGGCCACGAACCACGGTGGAAGCCATCAGGGGTAACCTTCAGGATGCCGATAGTGAGATGGTGTTGATAACACGCGGTGCTGAAATCGTGGGGTGCGTTCACACGAAGAGGGCCAGTGAATCAACCGGTTATCTCGGGATGTTTGCGGTGAGGCCCGATCTTCAGGGATTGGGAATCGGCAAGAAATTGATGGCGGAGGCCGAAAGCTACGCCGCCGCGGCCTGGAACATTCTGCGTATGGAGCTCGGTGTTATTGGCGGACGCGATGAGCTCATTGAGTTTTATGAGCGCCGGGGCTATCGTAAAACCGGAGTGACCATGCCGTTCCCTTACGACGATCCTTCTGCTGGATCCCCCCAACTTCCCTCACTGCACTTTGTGGTTTTGCGCAAGGACCTGGTGTAA
- a CDS encoding HTTM domain-containing protein — protein MRYIISGFMLWMTANRHGTRTLAIVRIGFGAIVVAFLLVNLPVRDKIWGSGSNYSWELFLAESRESREPSLFALSGAEGWGITLYFALLVVALLFVLGLGGRATTVCFYVLLWSLQIRNPYVINGGDNLMRILVFYLVFAQVTARYSLDSLIRRRWFSRNGRVGRKTSLGTVAHNTALIACVTQVCFLYFASGLYKVQGEKWQNGTALYYVLRTAEYNTWPELTSLIYQSPIVVVAATYGVVFAQLFLPFVLVSRLLKIILLPMVMAMHVCIGIFMGLPFFSGIMIVSDLFLLGDRDLQAIYVRFRLLRVWIRTRMFFSKKSLPVYASGE, from the coding sequence GTGCGTTATATCATCAGTGGGTTTATGCTGTGGATGACAGCAAACCGTCACGGAACCCGGACTCTTGCGATTGTTCGTATCGGGTTTGGCGCGATAGTTGTTGCCTTTTTGCTTGTTAACCTGCCTGTTCGAGACAAGATCTGGGGGTCAGGGTCGAACTATAGCTGGGAGCTATTTTTAGCGGAGTCTCGGGAGTCTCGGGAGCCATCGCTTTTTGCGCTCTCTGGGGCGGAAGGATGGGGGATTACTCTATACTTTGCCCTGCTGGTGGTTGCGTTGCTTTTCGTGCTGGGGTTGGGGGGAAGGGCTACTACGGTCTGCTTCTACGTTCTCCTGTGGTCGCTGCAAATTCGTAACCCATATGTCATCAACGGGGGAGATAATCTCATGCGCATTCTTGTGTTCTATCTGGTGTTTGCGCAGGTAACTGCTCGGTATTCCCTTGATTCGTTAATTCGTCGCAGGTGGTTTAGTCGCAATGGAAGGGTCGGGAGAAAAACATCGCTGGGTACGGTAGCGCATAATACCGCGCTGATCGCGTGCGTTACTCAAGTGTGCTTTCTCTATTTCGCCTCAGGCCTGTATAAGGTCCAGGGAGAGAAATGGCAAAATGGAACAGCTCTCTACTATGTTCTCCGAACCGCTGAATACAATACTTGGCCCGAGTTGACCTCTCTGATCTATCAGAGTCCTATCGTGGTAGTTGCCGCGACCTACGGGGTCGTTTTTGCGCAACTATTTTTGCCTTTTGTGCTGGTGAGTCGTCTACTTAAAATAATTCTGCTACCTATGGTTATGGCGATGCATGTGTGTATAGGAATTTTTATGGGATTACCTTTTTTCTCTGGAATTATGATCGTTTCTGATTTGTTCCTTCTGGGGGATCGTGATCTGCAAGCTATTTATGTGCGGTTCAGACTTCTTCGCGTGTGGATTCGAACCCGGATGTTCTTCTCTAAAAAGTCGCTTCCGGTATACGCTAGCGGTGAGTAA
- a CDS encoding VOC family protein has product MQNIFPTLWFNDNGEEAAKFYVSVFKNSRILETSYYGEGAPLPEGTALTVIFELDGVKFSALNGGPHVEFTEAVSFTVDAHTQQEIDHLWNALTADGGSPGQCGWLKDRYGVSWQIVPPILGTLLSQDNPERVARVMRVMLGQTKIVIRELQAASDG; this is encoded by the coding sequence ATGCAGAACATATTTCCGACACTCTGGTTTAACGATAATGGCGAAGAGGCCGCAAAGTTTTATGTTTCGGTTTTCAAAAATTCACGCATTTTAGAGACAAGCTATTACGGTGAGGGAGCGCCACTACCCGAGGGAACGGCTCTGACCGTAATTTTTGAGCTTGACGGGGTGAAATTTAGTGCGCTTAACGGGGGGCCTCATGTGGAGTTTACCGAGGCGGTTTCCTTTACCGTAGATGCGCATACGCAGCAGGAAATTGATCACCTGTGGAACGCGTTGACGGCAGACGGCGGGTCTCCTGGTCAGTGTGGGTGGCTCAAAGACAGGTATGGGGTGTCGTGGCAGATTGTTCCGCCCATCTTGGGAACGTTGCTCTCGCAGGACAACCCGGAGCGCGTGGCGCGCGTCATGCGGGTGATGCTGGGGCAGACAAAAATTGTGATCAGGGAATTGCAGGCAGCTTCAGACGGCTAG